One stretch of Cyanobium sp. Tous-M-B4 DNA includes these proteins:
- the hisF gene encoding imidazole glycerol phosphate synthase subunit HisF, with protein sequence MVAKRIIPCLDVADGRVVKGVNFVGLRDAGDPVELACRYSAAGADELVFLDIAASHQGRGTLVELVQRTAEAVTIPFTVGGGISSVEGITELLRAGADKVSLNSSAVRDPELVARGAERFGCQCIVVAIDARARAGGGWDVYVKGGRENTGLDAVAWARQVVALGAGEILLTSMDGDGTQAGYALELTRAVADAVEVPVIASGGAGCIDHLAEALDPGPAGGHASAALLASLLHDGILSVEQIKTELLGRGLPIRPLASSC encoded by the coding sequence ATGGTTGCCAAGCGGATCATTCCTTGTCTCGACGTGGCCGATGGCCGGGTGGTGAAGGGGGTGAATTTTGTTGGGCTGCGCGATGCCGGTGATCCGGTGGAGCTGGCCTGTCGCTACAGCGCCGCTGGAGCCGATGAGCTGGTTTTTCTCGACATCGCCGCCAGCCACCAGGGCCGCGGCACCCTGGTGGAGCTGGTGCAACGCACCGCTGAGGCGGTCACGATCCCCTTCACCGTGGGCGGTGGCATCAGCAGCGTTGAGGGCATCACCGAGCTGCTGCGCGCCGGCGCCGACAAGGTGAGCCTCAACTCATCGGCCGTGCGCGATCCCGAGCTGGTGGCCCGCGGCGCCGAGCGCTTTGGCTGCCAATGCATCGTGGTGGCCATTGATGCCCGCGCCAGAGCTGGTGGGGGTTGGGATGTTTATGTCAAAGGTGGCCGCGAGAACACGGGCCTCGATGCGGTGGCCTGGGCCCGGCAGGTGGTGGCCCTCGGAGCTGGCGAGATCCTGCTCACCTCCATGGATGGAGATGGCACCCAGGCGGGCTACGCCCTGGAGCTCACCCGGGCCGTGGCCGATGCGGTGGAGGTGCCAGTGATCGCCTCCGGCGGTGCCGGCTGCATCGACCACCTGGCTGAGGCCCTCGACCCCGGGCCGGCGGGTGGCCACGCCTCAGCAGCCCTATTGGCCTCCTTGCTCCACGATGGGATCCTCAGCGTCGAGCAGATCAAAACGGAGCTGCTGGGTCGTGGTTTGCCAATCCGGCCCCTCGCATCGAGTTGTTAA
- a CDS encoding 16S rRNA (cytosine(967)-C(5))-methyltransferase, with protein MEPCPPPPHALAPAPATETPAIGLAPRQLAWQVLLAVGAGAYADLALERELQRHPLEGADRALATELAYGAIRQRRLLDAWLDALGKVPAARQPPKLRWLLHLGLYQLLFSSRVPASAAVSTTVELAKRGGLGRLAPVANGLLRACGRRRAEAGPESWDGLGPLPSDPAASYGLRHSLPAWLAELALQWPDPEAFGLACNQPPALDLRLNLLCTTPAAALEAFTAAGIEAAPLPDLPGGLTLLGRSGELRALPGYAEGHWCVQDRAAQAVGLLLDPQPGERILDACAAPGGKSTHLAELMANQGEVWAVDRSEGRLRRVGVNAARLGLQCIHTLAADATALAAEKPEWLGWFDRILLDAPCSGLGTLARHADARWRISPETITELVPLQRSLLESLLPLLKPGGQLVYATCTVHPAENGQLLAGFLADHPGLQLQQSWQRWPAASGGDGFFAALLQA; from the coding sequence GTGGAGCCTTGCCCTCCGCCGCCCCACGCCCTGGCACCCGCCCCCGCAACCGAAACTCCCGCGATTGGCCTGGCGCCGCGCCAGCTCGCCTGGCAGGTGTTGCTGGCGGTGGGCGCTGGCGCCTACGCCGATCTGGCGCTGGAGCGGGAGCTGCAGCGCCATCCCCTTGAGGGCGCCGACCGGGCCCTAGCCACCGAACTGGCCTACGGCGCCATTCGCCAGCGACGCCTGCTCGATGCCTGGCTTGATGCCCTCGGCAAGGTTCCCGCCGCCCGCCAGCCACCCAAGTTGCGCTGGCTGCTGCACCTAGGGCTCTACCAGCTGCTGTTCAGCAGCCGGGTGCCGGCCTCTGCGGCGGTGAGCACCACCGTGGAATTGGCAAAACGGGGTGGACTCGGCCGGCTGGCGCCGGTGGCCAATGGCCTGCTGCGGGCCTGCGGGCGCCGGCGCGCGGAGGCCGGGCCTGAGTCCTGGGATGGTCTGGGCCCCCTGCCCAGCGACCCCGCCGCCAGCTATGGCCTGCGCCATTCCCTGCCCGCCTGGCTCGCTGAGCTGGCGTTGCAATGGCCTGATCCCGAGGCCTTCGGTCTGGCCTGCAACCAACCCCCCGCCCTCGACCTGCGCCTCAACCTGCTGTGCACCACGCCTGCTGCTGCTTTGGAGGCCTTCACTGCCGCCGGGATCGAGGCGGCCCCCCTGCCGGATCTGCCCGGGGGCCTCACGCTCCTGGGCCGCAGCGGTGAGTTGCGCGCCCTGCCCGGCTACGCCGAGGGCCACTGGTGCGTGCAAGACCGCGCTGCCCAGGCGGTGGGTTTGCTGCTCGATCCCCAGCCCGGCGAGCGGATCCTCGATGCCTGCGCCGCCCCGGGTGGCAAGAGCACCCATCTCGCTGAGCTGATGGCAAACCAGGGTGAGGTGTGGGCCGTGGATCGCTCCGAGGGGCGCCTGCGCCGGGTGGGCGTCAATGCCGCCCGCCTTGGCCTGCAGTGCATCCACACCCTGGCCGCCGATGCCACCGCCCTAGCGGCTGAGAAGCCTGAGTGGCTCGGCTGGTTTGATCGCATCCTGCTGGATGCCCCCTGTTCGGGCCTTGGCACCCTGGCCCGCCACGCCGATGCCCGCTGGCGGATCAGCCCTGAAACGATCACCGAGTTGGTGCCGCTGCAGCGGTCCCTGCTGGAGTCCCTGCTGCCCCTGCTCAAGCCGGGCGGCCAGCTGGTGTATGCCACCTGCACCGTGCATCCGGCTGAAAACGGCCAGCTGCTCGCTGGCTTCCTTGCCGATCACCCCGGCTTGCAGCTGCAGCAGAGCTGGCAGCGTTGGCCAGCCGCCAGCGGTGGCGACGGCTTTTTTGCCGCTCTGCTGCAGGCTTAA
- a CDS encoding transglycosylase domain-containing protein produces MNRQRPATGKAPQPRRTNLVGVGLLAALIGGGVACGQAALVAGFDSLLPDARGINHFNRPGTLTILSADGQVVHKIGPVTREKLTPETMPPLVQQAFIAAEDRRFYQHNGIDPVGIGRAMVRNLRKGSVEEGASTITQQLARTVFLSQDRTLIRKLKEAALAGKLERQLSKPQILTEYLNVVYLGSSAYGVADAAWVYFTKTPEQLTLAEAALIAGLPPAPSVYSPLVNPDLALERRAVVLRRMEEAGFISVSEQQQAEAAPLQLKPAEPKYWDSRAPYFSGWVQQELPKVLSPEQLEVGGLTVRSSVNLAWQEKAQSAVNSYASGSMQGALVAMEPGTGLVRAMVGGTDFKDSQFNRAAQALRSPGSTFKLFVYLTALQQGMLPERLFRDSARCFAGYCPKNFGNRYFGSVSMVMALQNSLNTVAVGLLQELGFDKVIETAKSLGITRELGRFYPLALGATEQTVVDMTAAYAAINNGGIYVKPTPFEEILGPDGELLWSRRVDGDQGRRAVNSDIAALMLWMLERAVRSGTGGGAALPDRPVAGKTGTSEGGRDLWFIGSIPQLTTGVWLGYDDSRTTKDTSVVATYAWRAFMAPISKDLPVRQFPPKPQLEDTYRLDKKQAERRREPAASTESWREPAPQPLELDPTPSLNEQPYTPAAPASPAAPQAQTPSTPAAPSPAPATPPPLEAPPPPVVAPPPPP; encoded by the coding sequence GTGAACCGCCAGCGCCCCGCCACCGGCAAAGCTCCCCAGCCCCGCCGCACGAACCTGGTGGGAGTAGGGCTGCTTGCCGCCCTGATTGGCGGCGGCGTTGCCTGCGGCCAGGCGGCGCTAGTGGCGGGCTTTGACAGCCTGCTGCCCGACGCCCGTGGCATCAACCACTTCAACCGCCCAGGCACCCTCACCATCCTCTCGGCCGACGGCCAGGTGGTGCACAAAATCGGACCGGTAACTCGCGAGAAGCTGACGCCCGAAACGATGCCGCCGTTGGTGCAGCAGGCTTTTATCGCCGCGGAAGACCGGCGCTTCTATCAGCACAACGGCATTGACCCGGTGGGGATCGGCCGGGCCATGGTGCGCAACCTGCGCAAGGGCTCGGTGGAGGAGGGGGCAAGCACAATCACCCAGCAGCTGGCCCGCACCGTATTTCTGAGCCAGGACCGCACCCTGATTCGTAAGCTCAAAGAGGCCGCCCTGGCCGGCAAGCTCGAGCGCCAGCTCAGCAAACCGCAGATCCTCACCGAATACCTCAACGTTGTTTATCTCGGCTCGAGCGCCTACGGCGTTGCCGACGCGGCCTGGGTGTATTTCACAAAAACCCCGGAACAGCTAACCCTTGCGGAAGCCGCCCTGATCGCAGGGCTACCACCGGCTCCCTCGGTTTATTCACCCCTGGTGAATCCTGACCTGGCCCTGGAGCGGCGGGCCGTGGTGCTGCGCCGCATGGAGGAGGCGGGCTTCATCAGTGTCAGTGAGCAACAGCAGGCTGAAGCGGCACCGCTGCAACTCAAGCCAGCCGAACCCAAATACTGGGACAGCCGAGCCCCCTACTTCAGCGGCTGGGTGCAGCAGGAACTGCCCAAGGTGCTCAGCCCCGAGCAGCTCGAGGTGGGTGGTTTGACAGTGCGCAGCAGCGTCAATTTGGCCTGGCAGGAGAAGGCCCAGTCGGCCGTGAACAGCTATGCCAGCGGCAGCATGCAGGGCGCTCTGGTGGCGATGGAGCCCGGAACAGGCCTGGTGCGGGCGATGGTGGGCGGCACCGACTTCAAGGACAGCCAGTTCAATCGGGCAGCCCAGGCCCTGCGCTCACCCGGCTCCACCTTCAAGTTGTTTGTGTATCTCACGGCCCTGCAGCAGGGGATGCTGCCGGAGCGGCTATTCCGCGATTCGGCCCGCTGCTTCGCCGGCTACTGCCCCAAGAATTTCGGCAACCGTTACTTCGGTTCGGTGTCGATGGTGATGGCGCTGCAGAACTCGCTCAACACAGTGGCGGTGGGGTTGCTGCAGGAGCTGGGCTTCGACAAGGTGATCGAAACGGCCAAGAGCCTCGGCATCACCCGAGAGCTGGGGCGCTTCTACCCCCTCGCCCTCGGCGCCACCGAGCAAACGGTGGTGGACATGACCGCCGCCTACGCCGCCATCAATAACGGTGGCATCTACGTGAAACCCACACCGTTTGAGGAGATCCTCGGCCCCGATGGCGAGCTGCTGTGGAGCCGCCGGGTGGATGGCGATCAAGGTCGCCGGGCCGTCAATAGCGACATCGCGGCCCTGATGCTGTGGATGCTGGAGCGGGCGGTGCGGTCGGGCACGGGCGGCGGCGCGGCCCTGCCGGACCGGCCCGTGGCCGGTAAGACGGGCACCTCAGAGGGGGGCCGCGACCTGTGGTTTATCGGTTCGATCCCCCAGCTCACCACCGGGGTGTGGCTCGGCTACGACGACAGCCGCACCACCAAGGACACCAGCGTGGTGGCCACCTACGCCTGGAGGGCCTTTATGGCGCCGATCAGCAAGGACCTGCCAGTGCGCCAGTTTCCGCCCAAGCCGCAGCTAGAGGACACCTACCGGCTGGACAAAAAGCAAGCCGAGCGCCGCCGTGAACCGGCAGCCAGCACCGAAAGCTGGCGTGAGCCGGCACCCCAGCCGTTGGAGCTTGATCCCACCCCCAGTCTCAACGAGCAGCCCTACACACCAGCCGCGCCGGCCAGCCCTGCCGCCCCCCAGGCGCAAACACCAAGCACCCCTGCTGCCCCCAGCCCGGCGCCCGCCACACCACCGCCGCTGGAAGCCCCACCACCCCCGGTGGTGGCGCCACCACCACCCCCCTAA
- a CDS encoding sensor domain-containing diguanylate cyclase: MGLLLLCGFGASSAFSYFSARGILDRQLATTLPLTAQALSGEVERYLTRPALLSSSMARNTFLERWVAAGERDQSEMVGYLRNIQAEHGATTAFFVSDRTGRYYHPSGVLKSDSSSDPNDRWFYRVQASADPFEVNIDRDTADPNRVTAFTNFRVLDQAGGFIGAIGLGIDVRELARELNRYQDRYGAQVLLVTHAGQVVLSPGAHSGATLKEVPGLAPYVSRILEQPATSLQLPHGEGQLFVNSRQIPELGWVIVVLQQNDPSKAALLPILGQNLLIALGVSAVVLLLANATVGNYQRRLQQLAITDKLTGLLNRTAFDTLFARLVKDALRRQEPLAVMLFDIDFFKLINDSHGHAVGDQMIQHVAAVLQRSTRGSDLLFRWGGEEFLLLLPACSAVQAVERAERQRQILRSQPLAISPSLAEPIAPPTLSCGVTTYQHGETLKELLLRADQALYTAKRGGRDRVVCLEAEAPLLGRIDPKPSTAA; this comes from the coding sequence ATGGGGCTGCTGCTGCTCTGCGGTTTTGGTGCCTCCAGCGCCTTCAGCTACTTCAGTGCCCGCGGCATCCTGGACCGCCAGCTGGCAACCACCCTGCCGTTAACGGCCCAGGCGCTCTCCGGTGAAGTGGAGCGCTATCTCACCCGGCCGGCGCTGCTTTCGTCTTCGATGGCCCGCAACACCTTCCTGGAGCGCTGGGTTGCCGCCGGGGAGCGGGACCAATCCGAAATGGTGGGCTATCTCCGCAATATCCAGGCCGAACACGGCGCCACCACCGCCTTTTTTGTGTCCGATCGCACCGGTCGCTATTACCACCCAAGCGGGGTGCTCAAGTCTGACTCCTCCAGCGATCCCAACGACCGCTGGTTTTACCGGGTGCAGGCCAGTGCCGATCCCTTTGAAGTCAACATCGATCGCGATACGGCCGATCCCAACCGGGTAACCGCCTTCACCAACTTTCGGGTGCTGGATCAGGCGGGTGGCTTCATCGGCGCTATCGGCTTAGGTATCGACGTGCGCGAGTTGGCTCGGGAGCTGAATCGCTATCAGGATCGCTATGGCGCCCAAGTGCTCTTGGTGACCCATGCAGGTCAGGTGGTGCTCTCCCCCGGCGCCCACTCTGGGGCAACCCTGAAGGAGGTGCCAGGGCTGGCTCCTTACGTTTCCCGGATCCTCGAGCAGCCCGCCACCTCCCTGCAGCTCCCCCACGGTGAGGGCCAGCTGTTCGTGAACAGTCGCCAGATCCCTGAGCTCGGTTGGGTGATTGTGGTGCTGCAGCAAAACGATCCGAGCAAGGCAGCGCTGCTGCCGATCCTTGGTCAGAATCTGCTTATTGCCCTGGGGGTGTCAGCAGTGGTGCTGCTGCTGGCCAATGCCACCGTGGGCAATTACCAGCGCCGGCTGCAGCAGCTGGCGATCACAGACAAGCTCACCGGGCTGCTCAACCGCACCGCCTTCGACACCCTATTTGCCCGTCTGGTGAAAGACGCGCTACGGCGGCAGGAGCCGTTGGCAGTGATGTTGTTTGACATCGATTTCTTCAAGCTGATTAATGACAGCCACGGCCACGCGGTGGGCGACCAGATGATTCAGCACGTTGCTGCTGTGCTCCAGCGGTCGACGCGTGGCAGTGATCTGTTGTTTCGCTGGGGTGGGGAGGAGTTTCTGCTGCTTTTGCCGGCGTGCTCGGCGGTCCAGGCGGTGGAGCGGGCGGAGCGGCAACGGCAGATCCTGCGATCGCAGCCCCTGGCCATTTCCCCCAGCTTGGCTGAGCCCATTGCCCCACCCACCCTCAGCTGCGGCGTCACCACCTATCAGCATGGTGAAACCCTTAAGGAGCTGCTGCTGCGGGCTGATCAGGCCCTCTACACGGCCAAGCGTGGGGGGCGTGATCGGGTGGTGTGCCTGGAGGCTGAGGCCCCCCTACTGGGCAGAATCGATCCAAAGCCCAGCACAGCAGCGTGA
- the glyQ gene encoding glycine--tRNA ligase subunit alpha: MNFQDIISTLNRFWADQGCLLLQPYDTEKGAGTMSPHTVLRAIGPEPWAVAYPEPCRRPTDGRYGDNPNRAQHYFQYQVLIKPSPDGIQETYLASLEALGIRAKDHDIRFVEDNWESPTLGAWGVGWEVWLDGMEVTQFTYFQQCGGLDCRPVSIEITYGLERLAMYLQDVESIWDLSWDGNRSYGDIWLPFEKGHCAYNFEASNPERLKQLFAIYEAEAADLVAKQLPAPALDFVLKCSHTFNLLEARGVISVTERTATIGRIRTLARQVAEAWLAEREALGFPLLSEAKRPVVV, encoded by the coding sequence GTGAACTTCCAGGACATCATCAGCACCCTGAACCGCTTTTGGGCCGACCAGGGCTGCCTGCTCCTGCAGCCCTACGACACCGAAAAGGGCGCCGGCACGATGAGCCCCCACACGGTGCTGCGGGCGATCGGTCCCGAGCCCTGGGCCGTGGCCTACCCCGAACCCTGTCGCCGCCCCACCGATGGCCGCTACGGCGACAACCCCAACCGGGCCCAGCACTATTTCCAATATCAGGTGCTGATCAAGCCCAGCCCCGATGGCATCCAGGAGACCTATCTGGCCTCGCTGGAAGCGCTGGGCATCCGCGCCAAGGATCACGACATCCGCTTCGTAGAAGACAACTGGGAATCGCCGACGCTGGGCGCCTGGGGTGTGGGCTGGGAGGTGTGGCTTGACGGCATGGAGGTCACCCAGTTCACCTATTTCCAGCAGTGCGGCGGCCTCGATTGCCGGCCGGTGTCGATTGAAATCACCTACGGCCTGGAGCGCCTGGCCATGTATCTCCAGGATGTGGAGAGCATCTGGGATCTGAGCTGGGATGGCAATCGCTCCTATGGCGATATCTGGCTGCCATTTGAGAAGGGCCACTGCGCCTACAACTTCGAAGCCTCCAACCCCGAGCGGCTCAAGCAGCTGTTTGCCATCTATGAGGCGGAGGCGGCAGATCTGGTGGCCAAGCAGCTACCCGCTCCAGCCCTGGATTTCGTGCTCAAGTGCAGCCACACCTTCAACCTGCTGGAGGCCCGCGGCGTGATCTCTGTCACGGAGCGCACCGCCACGATCGGTCGCATCCGCACCCTGGCCCGTCAGGTGGCGGAGGCCTGGCTGGCCGAACGCGAAGCCCTCGGTTTTCCTTTGCTGAGCGAGGCCAAGCGCCCCGTGGTGGTGTGA
- a CDS encoding DUF2862 domain-containing protein: protein MSQAATINIGSKVRVTRVRDRISSKMVDSLKADSIGTVTGFRTVDGKGIGVVVELSDGEIAWFFDDELTLA from the coding sequence ATGTCCCAGGCTGCCACCATCAACATCGGCTCGAAGGTGCGGGTCACCCGGGTTCGGGATCGCATCTCAAGCAAAATGGTTGACTCCCTGAAGGCAGACTCCATCGGCACCGTAACCGGTTTCCGCACGGTGGATGGCAAGGGCATCGGCGTGGTTGTTGAACTAAGCGATGGTGAAATCGCCTGGTTCTTTGACGACGAACTCACCCTCGCCTGA
- a CDS encoding EAL domain-containing protein → MENFYIQPIIDLSSGRVCGGEVLWRPNDNVPSAEEIQALDEDPALNISVTQDSFVFALRALDRMQSNVWLSVNLSCQYVGSGKMFFRPISKAVGDLDTLRRKVGRRLVVEVTEKGVAGQHESSFINELTSLHTIAVDDFGTGDAPLSHMLNLNFSKVKVDRSIVSGIDADSFRQRFLKWLVSGCHAINVDVCAEGVETESEATFLRRIGVNQGQGWLWSKAIPAEQFENLTVPSTAVTESLGRMLNAS, encoded by the coding sequence TTGGAAAACTTTTACATCCAGCCCATTATCGACCTTTCCTCAGGCCGGGTTTGCGGCGGCGAGGTGCTTTGGCGTCCCAACGACAACGTGCCAAGCGCTGAGGAGATTCAGGCTCTAGACGAAGATCCCGCTCTCAATATCTCGGTTACCCAAGATTCTTTCGTATTTGCTCTGCGGGCCCTCGACCGGATGCAGTCGAACGTGTGGCTGTCGGTGAATCTCTCCTGCCAATACGTTGGCTCAGGCAAGATGTTTTTCCGGCCGATCTCTAAGGCGGTTGGCGATCTCGACACCCTGCGCCGCAAGGTTGGTCGCCGCTTGGTGGTCGAAGTCACGGAGAAGGGCGTTGCGGGTCAGCACGAGTCGTCGTTCATCAACGAGCTCACCTCCTTGCACACCATCGCCGTCGACGACTTCGGTACCGGCGATGCGCCTCTCTCCCACATGCTGAACCTCAACTTCAGCAAGGTGAAGGTGGATCGCTCGATCGTCTCCGGTATCGATGCCGATTCCTTCCGCCAGCGTTTCCTCAAGTGGCTGGTGTCCGGGTGTCACGCCATCAATGTCGATGTCTGCGCCGAGGGCGTGGAAACGGAATCGGAGGCCACCTTCCTGCGCCGCATCGGCGTTAACCAGGGCCAGGGCTGGCTGTGGAGCAAGGCCATACCGGCTGAGCAGTTTGAAAACCTCACCGTGCCCAGCACAGCCGTCACCGAGTCGCTCGGCCGGATGCTCAACGCGTCCTGA
- the ubiE gene encoding bifunctional demethylmenaquinone methyltransferase/2-methoxy-6-polyprenyl-1,4-benzoquinol methylase UbiE: protein MASFRPGDPQAVQELFEQIAPRYDQLNDLLSFGLHRLWKRQAIAWLQPQPGQRLLDLCCGTGDLALVLASRVRPGGSVLGIDAAAAPLAVAARRAAAQPWLAVSWQQGDALATGLASASCDGAVIAYGLRNLADPGAGLLELRRLLRDGGRAAVLDFNRTSGAVASFQRFYLRRLVVPTAERFGIPEHYAYLEESLQRFPTGSEQQQLARRAGFREVRHRPLAGGLMGLLELVA, encoded by the coding sequence ATGGCCAGCTTTAGGCCCGGAGATCCACAGGCGGTTCAGGAGCTGTTCGAGCAGATCGCGCCCCGCTACGACCAGCTCAACGACCTGCTCAGTTTTGGCCTGCATCGCCTCTGGAAACGTCAGGCGATTGCTTGGTTGCAGCCCCAGCCTGGCCAGCGTCTTTTAGATCTCTGTTGCGGCACCGGCGATCTAGCCCTAGTGCTGGCTTCCCGGGTGCGCCCAGGTGGCAGCGTGCTCGGCATAGATGCGGCGGCTGCCCCCCTGGCAGTGGCGGCCAGGCGGGCAGCCGCCCAGCCCTGGCTAGCGGTGAGCTGGCAGCAGGGCGATGCCCTGGCCACGGGCTTGGCGAGCGCTAGTTGCGATGGGGCCGTGATCGCCTACGGATTGCGCAACCTTGCTGATCCAGGTGCGGGCCTGCTGGAGTTGCGGCGACTGTTGCGCGATGGCGGCCGAGCCGCAGTGCTTGATTTCAACCGCACATCTGGGGCGGTAGCGAGCTTTCAGCGCTTTTATCTACGCCGGTTGGTGGTGCCCACCGCAGAGCGGTTCGGCATTCCCGAGCACTACGCCTACCTGGAGGAGAGCCTGCAGCGCTTTCCCACCGGCTCCGAGCAGCAGCAGCTGGCGCGGCGGGCGGGCTTCAGAGAAGTGCGGCATCGGCCCTTAGCAGGTGGCCTGATGGGTTTGCTGGAGCTGGTGGCCTGA
- the chlG gene encoding chlorophyll synthase ChlG, whose amino-acid sequence MSNTPNPEAASGGGARQLLGMKGASGTSSIWKIRLQLMKPVTWIPLIWGVLCGAAASGNFHWSISEVGASIACMLMSGPLLAGYTQTINDYYDREIDAINEPYRPIPSGAIPLGQVKAQIWILLLSGLGVAYGLDLWAAHTTPVLLLLALGGSFVSFIYSAPPLKLKQNGWLGNYALGASYIALPWWAGQALFGQLTWTTALLTLAYSLAGLGIAVVNDFKSVEGDRAMGLQSLPVAFGIEKASWISAGMIDVFQLAMVAVLIAIGQHFASVLLVLLIIPQITFQDIWLLRDPVAFDVKYQASAQPFLVLGMLVTALAIGHSSLVS is encoded by the coding sequence TTGAGCAACACCCCCAATCCCGAAGCGGCCAGCGGCGGCGGTGCCCGTCAGCTGCTCGGCATGAAGGGTGCCAGCGGCACCAGCAGTATCTGGAAAATCCGGCTGCAGCTGATGAAGCCGGTCACCTGGATACCCCTGATTTGGGGTGTGTTGTGCGGTGCTGCCGCCTCAGGCAATTTCCACTGGAGCATCAGCGAGGTGGGCGCCTCGATCGCCTGCATGCTGATGAGCGGGCCCCTGCTGGCCGGCTACACCCAAACGATCAACGACTACTACGACCGCGAAATCGACGCGATCAACGAGCCCTACCGGCCGATTCCTTCAGGAGCGATTCCTTTAGGCCAGGTGAAGGCCCAGATCTGGATTCTGCTGCTGTCAGGGCTAGGAGTGGCCTACGGCCTTGATCTCTGGGCCGCTCACACCACCCCGGTGCTGCTGCTGCTTGCCCTAGGTGGCTCCTTTGTGAGCTTCATCTATTCAGCTCCGCCGCTGAAGCTCAAGCAAAACGGTTGGCTTGGCAACTACGCCCTTGGCGCCAGCTACATCGCCCTGCCCTGGTGGGCCGGCCAGGCTCTTTTTGGCCAGCTCACCTGGACCACCGCCCTGCTCACCCTGGCCTACTCCCTAGCCGGCCTAGGCATAGCCGTGGTCAACGACTTCAAGAGCGTCGAGGGCGACCGGGCCATGGGCCTGCAATCCCTTCCGGTGGCTTTCGGTATCGAGAAAGCAAGCTGGATCAGCGCCGGCATGATCGATGTGTTTCAACTGGCGATGGTGGCCGTGCTGATTGCCATCGGCCAGCACTTCGCGTCGGTGTTGTTGGTGCTGCTGATCATTCCCCAGATCACCTTCCAGGACATCTGGCTGCTGCGTGATCCAGTCGCATTCGATGTCAAATACCAGGCAAGCGCCCAACCATTCCTGGTGCTCGGCATGCTCGTGACCGCCCTGGCAATCGGCCACAGCTCCCTCGTTAGCTGA